The nucleotide window CGCGTCCACTGTGCAGTATCTGAAACAACACACTGCGTCTATCGCATTGGTTGGATCCCGGCTTTCGCCGGGACGACCGCGATAGGACGCGGTCGGTTTCATAGAGTTACGGCGGCTATAGCGGTGGGGAAACGCCCGGTCCCATTCCGAACCCGGAAGCTAAGGCCACCTGCGCCGATGGTACTGCACTCGACAGGGTGTGGGAGAGTAGGACACCGCCGGAACATCATTGCGAAAGGCCCCCAACCATTGGTTGGGGGCCTTTTTGCGTTTCCTGACGTAGTCGAGTGGGACACCACGGAGGGGCTACTCGGCCTCCGCCTCGGCTATGTCCCACCTGCGACTGTTCGTCTAGTCCTTGAGGAGGATGGCGCGGGTGTAGAGGAGGGCGAAGCCGCGGCGTTGGGCGTTCTGCTGGGACTTTGAGCCGGGCTGGGTGGTGATGACGGCTATGTCGCAGCCGGCGGTGGTCGCGACTGCGAGGCGGGTTGATAGCAGGGCGGATTGGACGCCCTGGCGGCGGTGGGCTGGGAGGGTGGCTGCGCCGGTGAGTTGGGCGATTCCGTTGGTGAGGCGCAGGCTTGCGGCGCCGGCGACTTGGTCGTCGCGGGTTGCTACGTAGCGTTGGACGCCGGCGGCGGCGGTGAGGTCGCGCATGGCGTTGGCGATGATGTCGCGGGGGAATTCCTCGTGGGAGGCGACGCCTTGGCTGTCGGGGTGGGCGAAGCCTTCGGCGACGATGTCGAGCCAGAGATCGAATTCGGTGTCGTCGCTGGGGCGTACTTCGATGGCTCCCGGTGGGACTGAGCTGGTGG belongs to Nocardia sp. XZ_19_385 and includes:
- a CDS encoding GNAT family N-acetyltransferase, whose protein sequence is MFCSTELAARIERAETDLITMGSAAAAERLGGGGFTVPLAGGVASFAEPGSPLNKVAGLGFAGTPTTAELDDIEKRYAAAESPVQIELAHLADPPLAELLTARGYRLVNFENVLGIPLPDATTSSVPPGAIEVRPSDDTEFDLWLDIVAEGFAHPDSQGVASHEEFPRDIIANAMRDLTAAAGVQRYVATRDDQVAGAASLRLTNGIAQLTGAATLPAHRRQGVQSALLSTRLAVATTAGCDIAVITTQPGSKSQQNAQRRGFALLYTRAILLKD